In Paenibacillus sp. 1781tsa1, one DNA window encodes the following:
- a CDS encoding DNA repair helicase XPB has translation MEETEHMGRTDACIVQRDFTVLLEVGHPGFERTREQLGMYSELVKTPAAFHTYRITPLSLWNAAAIGWDSDQVIASLERVSRWNVPAALIQDVRRIMGQYGKLKLHSEADHTRMRLYSEDERLLDELSGLKTIAAFRMERKDAHQLMLPGEQRGLLKRELTRLGYPVLDYVGYREGTKLSFEWRTNDPGTHSERFALRSYQREAVDAFEGSEGMGGSGLLVLPCGAGKTVIGMAVLERLQCECLILTSNTTSVRQWIQEIQDKTTITSEQIGEYSGQKKQVKPVTVATYQILTHRKSKDADFTHIKLLSERQWGLIIYDEVHLLPAPVFRATADIQATRRLGLTATLVREDGCEQDVFSLIGPKLYDMPWKQLEQQGWIADVQCQEIRIPFSPELRSNYLQAEVKHQFRLAAENPAKVRVVKRLLERHRDLPALVIGQYLDQLKLIAREIEAPLISGTMSQQERIKWFTAFRRGEIKTIVVSKVANFAVDLPDAAVALEISGSFGSRQEEAQRLGRILRPKAGENKAYFYALVSEDSKEQDFALNRQMFLVEQGYEYAIVHENE, from the coding sequence ATGGAAGAAACAGAACATATGGGTAGAACGGATGCTTGTATTGTTCAGCGAGATTTTACAGTTTTGCTGGAAGTTGGCCACCCTGGATTCGAAAGGACAAGAGAGCAGCTTGGGATGTATTCAGAACTGGTCAAGACACCGGCAGCATTTCATACCTACCGAATCACTCCGCTGTCGCTCTGGAATGCAGCTGCGATAGGGTGGGATTCAGATCAGGTCATCGCAAGTCTGGAGCGGGTATCGCGCTGGAACGTACCTGCTGCACTGATACAGGATGTTCGAAGAATCATGGGTCAGTATGGCAAATTAAAGCTGCATTCCGAAGCAGATCACACCAGAATGCGCCTTTACAGTGAGGATGAGCGGTTGCTGGATGAATTAAGTGGATTGAAAACGATAGCTGCCTTTCGTATGGAACGCAAGGACGCGCATCAACTTATGCTCCCAGGAGAACAGCGAGGGTTATTAAAAAGGGAATTAACACGATTGGGTTACCCCGTACTTGATTACGTGGGATATCGGGAGGGAACCAAGCTTTCATTTGAATGGCGAACCAATGATCCAGGAACTCACTCTGAGCGATTTGCGCTTCGTTCTTACCAGAGAGAGGCCGTGGATGCATTCGAAGGCAGTGAGGGCATGGGAGGAAGTGGTTTACTCGTACTTCCTTGCGGGGCAGGCAAAACGGTCATTGGCATGGCCGTGCTGGAGCGGCTTCAATGTGAATGCCTTATTTTGACGTCCAATACAACGTCTGTGCGACAGTGGATTCAGGAAATTCAAGACAAAACCACGATTACCAGCGAACAGATTGGTGAGTATTCAGGTCAGAAAAAACAGGTGAAACCTGTGACTGTAGCTACATATCAGATTCTTACACACCGGAAATCAAAAGATGCTGATTTTACCCATATCAAACTGCTCAGTGAGCGGCAATGGGGGCTGATCATATATGATGAAGTACATTTGCTTCCAGCGCCGGTGTTTCGTGCAACTGCGGATATTCAAGCTACGCGAAGGCTGGGATTAACAGCCACGTTGGTTCGAGAGGATGGCTGTGAACAGGATGTATTTTCGCTAATTGGTCCGAAGCTCTATGACATGCCGTGGAAACAACTGGAGCAACAAGGGTGGATTGCTGATGTACAATGCCAAGAGATACGTATCCCATTCTCCCCGGAATTAAGATCGAATTATCTGCAAGCCGAGGTTAAGCATCAATTTCGATTGGCTGCCGAGAATCCGGCAAAGGTACGTGTGGTTAAGCGTTTGCTGGAACGTCATCGGGATTTACCTGCGCTAGTGATTGGACAATATCTGGATCAATTAAAGTTGATTGCCCGGGAAATTGAAGCACCTCTGATCTCAGGAACCATGTCACAGCAGGAGCGAATCAAATGGTTTACCGCTTTTCGACGTGGAGAGATTAAAACGATTGTTGTATCCAAGGTTGCCAATTTTGCTGTAGATCTGCCCGATGCTGCTGTTGCGCTTGAAATATCCGGGAGTTTCGGTTCAAGGCAGGAAGAAGCACAGCGGTTGGGACGAATTCTGAGACCGAAAGCAGGGGAAAATAAAGCATATTTCTATGCGCTGGTATCAGAGGATAGCAAGGAACAGGATTTTGCATTAAACCGTCAGATGTTCTTGGTGGAACAGGGATATGAATATGCCATCGTTCATGAGAACGAATAG
- a CDS encoding M20 family metallopeptidase, with protein sequence MTNNIWWEDLQIHMVEWRRHLHRNPEVSFHEEKTSSFVADMLESFGVEVRRHVGGHGVIGTIRGDKPGPVVMLRADMDALPIQDKKNIEYASQQAGAMHACGHDGHISILLGTALYFSRHKQEIRGEIRFLFQPAEELLPGGAVQVIADGALEGVDVIYGIHLWTPLPVGVVASKAGPMMAAADDFYIEIKGKGGHGGMPQSTIDSLIAGSALVMQLQTVVSRSVDPLQPAVLTIGTMQAGSAQNVIAEQCKMSGTVRTFDEETRNGMKERVLTMVDQTGAAYGAETQVKYIMGYPPVVNDEQETARFFREATELFGAERVQASPMLMPAEDFAYYLQKVPGCFMFVGAGNPDKNAIYPHHHPMFDFDEDAMQTAVRLFIAMAKGYTAE encoded by the coding sequence ATGACTAATAATATATGGTGGGAAGATCTGCAGATCCACATGGTGGAATGGCGGCGTCACCTTCATCGCAATCCAGAGGTTTCCTTTCATGAGGAGAAGACATCCTCTTTTGTAGCGGATATGTTGGAGAGCTTTGGCGTTGAAGTGAGGCGTCATGTTGGTGGGCACGGGGTCATTGGTACAATCCGTGGGGATAAGCCGGGTCCTGTCGTTATGCTGCGAGCTGATATGGACGCACTGCCAATTCAGGATAAGAAGAATATCGAGTATGCTTCACAACAAGCAGGAGCGATGCATGCATGCGGCCATGATGGTCATATCTCCATCTTGCTCGGTACGGCATTGTATTTCAGCCGTCACAAGCAGGAGATCCGAGGCGAGATTCGCTTTTTGTTCCAGCCAGCAGAAGAACTGCTTCCGGGTGGAGCAGTCCAGGTCATTGCGGATGGTGCGCTTGAAGGCGTGGATGTTATATACGGAATTCATCTGTGGACCCCGCTGCCTGTAGGTGTTGTTGCCAGTAAAGCAGGGCCAATGATGGCTGCGGCGGACGATTTTTACATTGAGATCAAAGGTAAAGGCGGACATGGCGGGATGCCGCAATCCACGATAGATAGTCTAATCGCGGGTTCTGCGCTTGTGATGCAGCTTCAGACCGTTGTCAGTCGTTCGGTGGATCCATTACAACCGGCGGTGCTGACCATTGGCACAATGCAGGCGGGATCGGCTCAGAATGTAATTGCAGAGCAATGTAAAATGAGCGGTACAGTTAGAACGTTTGATGAAGAGACCCGAAACGGGATGAAAGAGCGTGTGCTTACCATGGTAGATCAGACAGGAGCAGCCTATGGGGCAGAGACGCAAGTGAAATATATTATGGGATATCCGCCTGTGGTGAACGATGAACAGGAGACAGCACGTTTCTTCAGGGAAGCTACAGAATTATTTGGGGCAGAACGAGTGCAAGCCTCCCCGATGCTGATGCCAGCGGAAGATTTTGCATATTATCTGCAGAAGGTTCCAGGGTGCTTTATGTTTGTTGGAGCAGGCAACCCGGATAAAAATGCGATCTATCCGCATCATCATCCGATGTTTGATTTTGATGAAGACGCGATGCAGACGGCCGTGAGATTATTTATCGCCATGGCTAAGGGTTACACAGCCGAATGA
- a CDS encoding YugN family protein, which translates to MIFENTGLDGLKSDLAYLDESAEKVGFVRWQWEYYRATYDYKIEDEQTKSEYFVRINTRAVEGKLEKPDTVLAVEAVYLGKATFPHGLDYDSSVPQPVVKLAAQKLQQLKELLEA; encoded by the coding sequence ATGATTTTTGAGAATACAGGCTTGGATGGCTTGAAGAGCGACTTGGCATACCTGGATGAGAGCGCCGAGAAAGTCGGATTTGTCCGGTGGCAATGGGAATATTACCGTGCTACATACGACTACAAAATTGAAGATGAACAAACCAAATCAGAATACTTTGTACGCATTAATACCCGCGCAGTGGAAGGCAAATTGGAAAAACCGGATACCGTTCTTGCTGTTGAAGCAGTGTACCTCGGCAAAGCCACCTTCCCTCACGGTCTGGACTATGACTCTTCCGTTCCGCAACCAGTCGTGAAGCTGGCAGCCCAAAAATTACAGCAGCTTAAAGAACTGCTGGAAGCATAG
- the ftsW gene encoding putative lipid II flippase FtsW, which produces MKQQTAQTKTKRGTPDFQLLILTLLLVGFGLVMVFSSSSSIAIASERFNNDALYFTKKQLMWAIIGLFGMFFAMNIRFNKYKKLYAPFFLLTTVMLVIVLVTGAVLNGARSWIYIFGFSLQPAEFAKIAIILYLSALITKKGEKFRVFKTGYFPVLFIVGFIAGLIMLQPDFGTTFILVSTCGLLIYAGGASMKHILGSILLVVLGGALAFGANSLFSSMSPSDTTTATTAVTAEQNYKIGRIQAFLDPLSDINGGSLNLYRSLVAIGDGGMTGSGIGQGTMKLHYLPNAYNDFIFSVIGEELGFIGSTLFLLVYLYFIWRGIIVSLRCPDPFGTLVGIGIMGLIAIQAFINIGGVTQTIPVTGVTLPFISYGGTSLFVMMVAMGILLSISRTNNLDVIKEEKTKSVTVQTQTRTSPALRSRESIRRIR; this is translated from the coding sequence ATGAAACAACAAACGGCCCAAACGAAAACGAAGAGAGGCACGCCGGATTTTCAACTGCTAATCCTCACTTTATTGTTGGTGGGCTTCGGACTGGTGATGGTATTCAGCTCCAGTTCCAGCATTGCAATCGCAAGCGAAAGATTTAACAATGATGCCCTTTACTTCACGAAAAAACAACTTATGTGGGCGATTATCGGTCTATTTGGCATGTTTTTTGCCATGAATATCCGCTTTAACAAGTACAAAAAGCTCTATGCACCCTTTTTCCTGCTTACTACGGTAATGCTGGTGATTGTGTTGGTCACAGGTGCAGTATTGAACGGTGCACGAAGCTGGATTTACATTTTTGGTTTCAGTCTTCAGCCTGCGGAATTCGCAAAAATTGCTATCATTCTCTATCTCTCTGCTCTGATCACCAAAAAAGGTGAGAAATTCAGGGTTTTCAAGACAGGTTATTTTCCCGTCTTGTTCATCGTTGGATTCATCGCAGGACTGATCATGCTGCAACCAGACTTTGGTACCACCTTCATTCTGGTGTCCACTTGTGGTCTCTTGATTTATGCCGGTGGAGCCAGTATGAAACATATCTTAGGTTCGATTCTCTTGGTTGTACTCGGTGGAGCCCTGGCGTTCGGAGCGAATTCCCTATTTTCTTCCATGTCTCCCTCCGACACGACGACCGCTACAACAGCAGTCACTGCGGAGCAGAACTACAAGATCGGACGTATCCAAGCTTTCCTGGATCCATTATCCGATATTAATGGTGGAAGTCTTAACCTCTACCGTTCCCTTGTTGCCATTGGTGATGGCGGCATGACAGGTTCCGGGATTGGACAAGGTACGATGAAGCTGCACTATTTGCCTAATGCGTATAATGACTTTATTTTCTCCGTGATTGGTGAAGAACTTGGATTCATCGGAAGTACACTATTCCTGCTCGTTTACCTGTACTTCATCTGGCGAGGAATTATTGTCTCTCTGCGCTGTCCCGATCCATTCGGAACATTGGTCGGCATAGGCATCATGGGACTGATCGCGATTCAGGCATTTATCAACATCGGTGGTGTAACTCAGACCATTCCGGTGACGGGGGTTACGCTTCCGTTTATCAGTTATGGGGGGACCTCACTCTTTGTGATGATGGTTGCCATGGGCATTCTGCTCAGTATTTCGCGCACCAACAATCTCGACGTGATCAAGGAAGAGAAGACCAAGTCCGTGACTGTACAGACTCAGACGCGTACCTCTCCAGCTCTTCGTTCACGGGAATCCATTCGTCGGATTCGATAA
- a CDS encoding Asp23/Gls24 family envelope stress response protein, translated as MAEQLQLESGNIRIADDVVAKIAGMAAMETPGIAAMSGGLSEGWAKRLSGKNVQKGVSVEVGQLEAAIDLRIIVLYETPIHEVSRMLQQNVREAVETMTGLRVVEVNVKVEGVSFKGDDL; from the coding sequence ATGGCAGAACAACTTCAACTGGAGAGCGGAAACATCCGGATTGCCGATGACGTGGTTGCGAAAATTGCCGGAATGGCTGCAATGGAAACGCCCGGAATTGCCGCAATGTCTGGAGGTTTGTCAGAGGGCTGGGCGAAGCGACTCAGCGGTAAAAACGTACAGAAAGGCGTGAGCGTTGAGGTCGGCCAGCTGGAAGCAGCCATTGACCTGCGCATCATCGTCCTGTACGAAACCCCGATTCATGAAGTTTCCCGTATGCTTCAGCAGAATGTAAGAGAAGCGGTAGAGACCATGACCGGATTACGCGTGGTTGAAGTCAATGTAAAGGTAGAAGGCGTATCTTTCAAAGGCGACGATCTGTAG
- the cax gene encoding calcium/proton exchanger, whose protein sequence is MRNRISSILLIAFFALSAIAHFLKWDSILQFVISAISVIFVAGFLGKATENVAHYAGQRLGGFLNATFGNAAELIIAIFLVKEGLFDMVKASLTGSIIGNLLLVLGLSIFAGGLKFKIQNYNVSLAGLNGSLMIVAIIALFIPAVFLNTHSITQKDTNTLSLIVAGLLILAYIAWLLFSMVTHKNYLADVTEDRDEELPHEHAPAWSKKKSILYLVLATVMVAFVSEWLVGTLEVFTSEFGLSELFVGAFLVAIIGNAAEHSAAIMLAMKNKIGAAVEIAVGSSLQIALFVAPVLIFVSYFTGRTMDIVFTTIELVAIGVSVFIAKSITQDGSTNWYEGLLLLVVYIILGVSFFLV, encoded by the coding sequence GTGAGAAACCGGATTTCATCCATTTTGCTGATTGCGTTCTTTGCACTCAGTGCCATCGCCCACTTCTTGAAATGGGATTCGATTCTACAGTTCGTGATATCAGCCATTTCGGTTATTTTTGTGGCCGGTTTTTTAGGCAAAGCCACCGAAAATGTTGCCCACTATGCCGGACAGCGGCTGGGTGGATTCTTGAATGCAACCTTCGGCAATGCCGCCGAATTGATTATTGCCATTTTCCTCGTTAAAGAGGGACTGTTCGACATGGTCAAAGCAAGTCTGACAGGATCCATCATCGGAAATCTGCTGTTAGTGCTTGGATTAAGTATTTTTGCCGGGGGACTCAAGTTCAAAATTCAGAATTATAATGTTTCTCTCGCAGGTCTGAATGGATCCCTGATGATTGTTGCCATCATTGCTCTGTTTATTCCGGCAGTCTTTCTCAATACACATTCCATTACACAGAAAGACACCAATACACTTAGTCTCATCGTAGCCGGATTGCTCATTCTAGCATATATTGCCTGGTTATTATTCTCCATGGTGACGCATAAGAACTACCTTGCAGACGTCACTGAGGATCGCGATGAAGAGCTGCCTCATGAACATGCTCCGGCATGGTCCAAGAAAAAATCTATACTTTACCTGGTGCTTGCAACGGTCATGGTTGCCTTCGTCAGTGAATGGCTGGTGGGCACGCTCGAAGTCTTCACTTCGGAATTTGGACTTAGCGAACTGTTTGTCGGTGCATTCCTGGTGGCCATCATCGGTAATGCGGCCGAACACAGTGCAGCCATCATGCTTGCCATGAAAAATAAAATTGGAGCCGCCGTCGAGATTGCGGTCGGCAGCAGCTTGCAGATCGCACTTTTCGTAGCTCCTGTACTGATTTTTGTCAGCTATTTCACAGGCAGAACCATGGATATCGTATTTACAACCATTGAACTGGTCGCCATCGGCGTATCCGTATTTATTGCCAAGTCCATAACCCAAGATGGTTCAACGAATTGGTATGAAGGTTTACTCCTGCTCGTGGTGTATATCATACTCGGTGTATCCTTCTTCCTGGTGTAA
- a CDS encoding YlaN family protein, whose product MTSSDLQDQLNLKAISLLQEDADKIQKLIEVQMENLATRYCPLYEEVLDTQMYGFSKEVDFAVRAGLLPEGAGKQLVSALERNLAILYEALNKKNEQ is encoded by the coding sequence ATGACTTCATCTGATCTGCAGGACCAGCTGAATTTGAAAGCGATCAGTCTTCTTCAAGAAGATGCAGATAAAATACAGAAGCTTATTGAAGTACAGATGGAGAATCTGGCTACCCGCTACTGCCCTCTCTATGAGGAAGTATTGGATACACAGATGTATGGGTTCTCCAAGGAAGTTGATTTTGCTGTTCGTGCAGGGCTCCTTCCAGAAGGTGCAGGTAAGCAGCTGGTTAGCGCGCTTGAGCGGAATTTGGCAATTCTATATGAAGCCTTGAACAAGAAGAATGAGCAATAG
- a CDS encoding HPr family phosphocarrier protein → MSSNNAAVVEIAQTAGKFTSSIVLHSENKYIDVKSILGLFTTLISTHSYELHVHGPDAVEAKAAMSEVFAKHGLNVSIASE, encoded by the coding sequence ATGTCGAGTAATAACGCGGCTGTAGTGGAAATTGCTCAAACAGCAGGCAAGTTTACTTCTTCAATCGTGCTTCATTCGGAGAACAAGTATATCGATGTGAAAAGTATTCTCGGATTGTTTACAACGCTGATCAGCACGCACAGCTATGAACTGCATGTTCATGGTCCAGATGCAGTTGAAGCAAAAGCAGCCATGTCAGAAGTATTTGCCAAGCATGGACTGAATGTAAGCATCGCATCTGAGTAA
- a CDS encoding aminopeptidase → MKDPRIQKLAASLVGYSVDVQPGENVLVEMIGSERDLINAIIEEVGKKGGNVFVQLTDKTVQRAMLKNATEEMMKTWAEIDLNRMKQMDCYIGIRAGENVNDLSDVPEEKMKMYNSLYSHPVHSEQRVKHTKWVVLRYPNASMAQLANTSTEAFEDFYFDVCNLDYAKMDKAQDSLANLMKRTDKVRITGPETDLSFSIKDIGAEKCSGQKNIPDGEVYSAPVRDSVNGTISYNTPTLYNGVTFENIKFTFENGKIIEATSNDTERLNEILNSDEGARHIGEFAIGFNPHILHPMKDILFDEKIAGSLHFTPGQAYEETDNGNRSSIHWDLVLIQRPDYGGGEIYFDDVLIRKDGIFVIPELECLNPDRLK, encoded by the coding sequence ATGAAAGACCCAAGAATTCAAAAGCTTGCAGCAAGCCTGGTGGGCTATTCTGTAGATGTGCAGCCTGGTGAAAATGTATTGGTTGAAATGATTGGATCAGAACGTGATCTGATTAACGCCATTATTGAAGAGGTAGGCAAAAAAGGTGGTAACGTCTTTGTACAGTTGACCGATAAGACCGTACAGCGTGCTATGCTGAAAAATGCGACCGAAGAAATGATGAAAACATGGGCAGAGATTGATCTGAACCGTATGAAGCAGATGGATTGTTATATCGGTATTCGTGCGGGAGAAAATGTGAATGATCTGTCCGATGTGCCGGAAGAAAAAATGAAAATGTACAATTCGTTGTACTCCCACCCGGTACATAGTGAACAACGTGTCAAACATACGAAATGGGTTGTGCTTCGTTACCCTAACGCAAGTATGGCGCAACTTGCCAATACGAGTACAGAAGCGTTTGAAGATTTCTACTTCGACGTATGTAACCTGGATTACGCCAAAATGGACAAAGCGCAGGACTCGCTCGCTAACCTGATGAAGCGGACGGACAAAGTTCGTATCACCGGACCGGAAACAGATCTGAGCTTCTCCATTAAAGATATCGGTGCAGAGAAATGTTCCGGGCAAAAGAATATTCCGGATGGCGAAGTGTACAGCGCCCCTGTGCGTGATTCCGTGAACGGAACGATTAGTTATAACACACCAACGCTGTATAACGGAGTGACATTTGAAAATATCAAGTTCACATTCGAGAATGGAAAAATCATTGAAGCGACAAGCAACGATACAGAGCGTTTGAATGAAATCCTGAATTCGGATGAGGGTGCTCGTCATATCGGTGAATTCGCGATTGGATTCAACCCGCATATTCTGCATCCGATGAAAGATATTCTGTTCGATGAAAAAATCGCAGGCAGCTTGCACTTTACACCAGGTCAGGCTTACGAAGAAACAGACAATGGCAACCGCTCGTCCATCCACTGGGATCTGGTGTTGATCCAGCGTCCGGATTATGGCGGCGGGGAGATTTATTTTGACGATGTGCTGATTCGTAAAGACGGTATTTTTGTGATTCCTGAGCTGGAATGCCTGAATCCGGACCGTTTGAAATAG
- a CDS encoding sensor domain-containing diguanylate cyclase encodes MLEHLRSLPASLNSRSSGDSASVAAPRSHEEHVLWMQKMDITPFDFSYLGSLLEQAYSDWNSKVDSGLDRRSTFYSVWNTEGDCVGYDRDHEADPGLNARRLVLECLDKRQALSLRGTSDRGEYLLITHPLFSRTNKDMFAVFTAVIYESNRYETSEAVVRSEALHYRTCFYRRFEYIFMTDLLHAHEQTAREEHRRSILFQIVQRMHDKMDVDAILDEVFDSMDYLYPATYIKLYMSQDQSNFNPRIQPLLVHERGDDICVRSFMEGKLIVARSDEGENRIVEVGLPLKGKQGIYGVFHIEMNEEIMEESDLQLITMMVDTAGTAFENAKLHEQSNMLIQELRLINDLTQRLNKSLHLSEIYQLSEQELKEIFQAETCCILQLNDSTNDFEVMSSNVKDVFHQSFSVDYGIAGLVYRTEEPLIISNYAQYDKVSSFFMEDTGSVSLIASPIRVNGEVKGAILLGHSREHYFSYDNYRLLQMLSIHIGLALSNATLHAEVRRLANLDMLTGLYVRHYLDSVIHERQAHEFCGSLIVVDIDQFKQVNDTFGHQTGDQVLKQVSEIVTSSVRPEDVCARWGGEELAIYMPQVSVRQALDYAEVIRKRVAEETRPLVTVSSGIAEWNWMDEKVSVESLFYRADMALYSAKNGGRNRIVVEEQDITR; translated from the coding sequence ATGTTAGAACATCTAAGAAGTTTACCTGCCAGCTTGAATTCACGAAGTTCGGGCGATTCCGCATCTGTTGCCGCTCCTCGATCTCATGAAGAGCATGTGTTGTGGATGCAAAAAATGGATATCACACCTTTTGATTTTTCATATTTGGGCAGCTTGCTAGAGCAGGCATACAGTGACTGGAACTCCAAAGTAGACTCAGGCCTGGACAGGAGATCAACCTTTTACAGCGTATGGAACACGGAAGGCGATTGTGTAGGGTACGATCGTGATCATGAGGCTGATCCAGGGTTGAATGCACGCAGGCTTGTATTGGAATGTTTGGATAAGAGACAGGCCCTGTCTCTCAGAGGGACTAGCGACCGTGGAGAATATCTCCTGATAACACACCCCTTATTCTCCAGAACGAACAAGGATATGTTTGCCGTATTCACTGCTGTGATCTATGAATCCAATCGATATGAAACGTCTGAAGCTGTGGTTCGATCTGAGGCATTGCATTACCGCACCTGCTTTTACCGAAGATTTGAATACATATTTATGACGGACCTGTTACATGCTCATGAACAAACTGCGCGTGAGGAACACCGGAGGTCTATTCTCTTTCAGATTGTTCAGCGAATGCATGACAAAATGGATGTCGACGCCATATTGGATGAGGTATTTGACAGTATGGACTATTTGTACCCGGCCACGTATATCAAACTGTATATGTCTCAGGATCAGAGCAACTTTAATCCGCGGATTCAACCACTGCTTGTCCACGAACGAGGAGACGATATATGTGTGCGTTCGTTTATGGAAGGCAAGCTGATCGTTGCTCGTTCAGATGAGGGCGAGAATCGCATCGTAGAGGTAGGTCTTCCTTTGAAAGGAAAACAAGGCATATACGGTGTATTCCATATCGAAATGAATGAAGAGATCATGGAAGAATCGGATCTGCAGTTGATTACGATGATGGTAGATACCGCAGGCACGGCCTTTGAGAACGCCAAATTGCATGAACAATCCAATATGTTGATTCAAGAACTTCGTCTAATCAATGATCTTACACAGCGCTTGAACAAGAGCCTGCATCTTTCGGAGATTTATCAATTATCCGAGCAAGAGTTAAAGGAAATATTTCAGGCTGAAACGTGTTGCATTCTTCAACTCAATGATAGTACGAATGACTTTGAAGTCATGTCATCTAACGTGAAAGATGTCTTTCACCAATCATTCTCTGTAGACTACGGTATCGCAGGCTTGGTGTATCGAACAGAGGAACCGCTTATTATATCCAATTATGCGCAATATGATAAAGTATCCTCTTTTTTCATGGAAGATACGGGATCCGTGTCACTGATTGCATCACCGATCAGAGTAAATGGTGAAGTGAAGGGTGCCATTTTGCTGGGACATAGTAGAGAGCATTATTTTTCATATGATAACTATCGGCTCTTGCAGATGTTATCCATTCATATCGGGCTTGCCCTGTCGAATGCCACGCTGCATGCCGAGGTTCGGCGCTTGGCTAATCTGGATATGTTGACAGGTCTTTACGTGAGGCATTATCTGGATAGTGTTATTCACGAGCGACAGGCTCATGAATTCTGTGGCTCCCTCATTGTGGTGGATATTGATCAGTTCAAACAGGTGAATGATACATTCGGACACCAGACGGGGGATCAAGTATTAAAACAAGTGAGTGAGATCGTCACCAGCTCTGTTCGCCCGGAGGATGTCTGTGCCAGATGGGGTGGAGAAGAACTGGCGATCTATATGCCACAGGTGAGTGTGAGGCAGGCGTTGGATTATGCGGAAGTGATTCGAAAGAGGGTTGCAGAAGAGACCAGACCACTCGTCACGGTATCCAGTGGCATCGCAGAGTGGAATTGGATGGATGAGAAGGTTAGTGTAGAGTCCTTGTTTTATCGGGCTGATATGGCTTTGTACAGCGCGAAGAATGGTGGTCGGAACAGAATAGTTGTAGAGGAACAGGATATAACGCGTTAA
- the rpsD gene encoding 30S ribosomal protein S4 translates to MARYTGPKFKLSRRLGISLSGTGKELKRPFPPGQHGANQRRKMSNYGMQLQEKQKLRHMYGLGEKQFRTLFSKAQKMQGIAGENFMFLLECRLDNLVYRLGFANSRAGARQLVAHGHVTVNGKKVDIASYQVSTGDVIGLREKSRALSSVKEALEGRSHLPAYVEYNEAAVEGKFIRLPERAELSQDIDEKQIVEFYNR, encoded by the coding sequence ATGGCACGTTACACTGGTCCTAAATTTAAATTGAGCCGTCGCCTCGGCATTTCCCTTAGCGGAACAGGCAAAGAATTGAAACGCCCTTTCCCTCCAGGTCAGCACGGAGCTAACCAACGCAGAAAAATGAGCAACTACGGTATGCAATTGCAAGAAAAACAAAAATTGCGCCACATGTACGGTTTGGGCGAGAAGCAATTCCGCACACTGTTCTCTAAAGCTCAAAAAATGCAAGGTATTGCCGGTGAGAACTTCATGTTCTTGCTTGAGTGCCGCCTTGACAACCTCGTTTACCGCCTTGGGTTTGCTAACTCCCGCGCTGGAGCGCGTCAGTTGGTAGCACACGGTCACGTAACTGTAAACGGCAAAAAAGTCGATATCGCTTCTTACCAAGTAAGCACTGGCGATGTAATCGGCTTGCGTGAGAAGAGCCGCGCTCTTTCTTCCGTTAAAGAAGCTTTGGAAGGTCGTTCGCATCTTCCAGCATACGTTGAATACAACGAAGCAGCTGTAGAAGGTAAATTCATCCGCTTGCCTGAGCGTGCTGAATTGTCCCAAGACATCGATGAAAAACAAATCGTCGAGTTCTACAACCGTTAA